A stretch of Tenrec ecaudatus isolate mTenEca1 chromosome 2, mTenEca1.hap1, whole genome shotgun sequence DNA encodes these proteins:
- the LOC142440262 gene encoding olfactory receptor 2Y1B-like, which yields MMGVSASSEAHLSSPGSTGRLNSSFGEGFILAGFSDWPQLELVLLVFISIFYSLTLFGNSAIIALSRLDLRLHTPMYFFLCHLSFLDLCYTTSTVPQLLKNLHGHDRTITYGGCVAQLFISLALGSTECVLLVVMAFDRYAAVCRPLHYMTIMHPCLCQALAAISWVGGFMNSLVQTGLMMAMPLCGLHQLNHFFCEMPVLLKLACEDTQGTEVKMFVARVIILVVPATLILTSYVHIARAVLKVNSTAGRRKAFGTCGSHLLVVSLFYGSAIYTYLQPTSSYSQSEGKFVALFYTIITPMLNPMIYTLRNKDVKGALRKVCGKEETKGCSGLRRINVIVCK from the exons ATGATGGGAGTGTCAG CCTCATCAGAAGCACATCTATCATCACCAGGATCCACGGGAAGGCTCAACTCTAGTTTTGGAGAAGGCTTCATTTTGGCGGGTTTCTCAGATTGGCCTCAACTGGAACTTGTCCTTTTGGTCTTCATTTCCATATTCTACTCCCTCACTCTCTTTGGCAATTCCGCTATCATCGCCCTCTCCCGCCTGGACCTGCGGttgcacacacccatgtacttttTCCTGTGTCACCTCTCCTTCCTGGATCTCTGCTACACCACCAGTACTGtgccacagcttctgaaaaatcttcATGGACATGATCGGACTATCACCTATGGAGGATGTGTGGCTCAGCTCTTCATCTCCCTCGCATTGGGATCCACTGAGTGTGTGCTCCTGGTAGTTATGGCCTTTGACCGCTACGCTGCTGTCTGTCGACCCCTTCACTACATGACCATTATGCACCCCTGTCTTTGCCAGGCACTGGCTGCCATCTCTTGGGTAGGAGGCTTCATGAACTCTCTGGTTCAGACAGGCCTCATGATGGCCATGCCTCTCTGTGGCCTCCATCAGCTGAACCACTTCTTCTGTGAGATGCCTGTGCTTCTGAAGCTGGCTTGTGAGGACACACAAGGGACAGAGGTGAAGATGTTTGTGGCCCGAGTCATCATCTTGGTGGTTCCTGCAACACTAATTCTAACCTCCTACGTACACATTGCTAGGGCAGTTCTGAAAGTTAACTCAACTGCTGGACGCAGGAAGGCTTTTGGGACATGTGGATCCCACCTCCTAGTGGTTTCCCTTTTTTATGGCTCAGCCATATACACATACCTTCAGCCCACGAGTAGTTATTCTCAGAGTGAAGGAAAGTTTGTTGCCCTTTTTTACACTATAATTACCCCTATGCTCAATCCTATGATTTATACCCTAAGGAACAAAGATGTGAAAGGGGCTCTGAGGAAGGTTTGTGGAAAGGAAGAGACAAAGGGTTGTAGTGGGCTAAGGAGGATCAATGTAATTGTCTGCAAATAG